In a single window of the Niabella ginsenosidivorans genome:
- a CDS encoding GPW/gp25 family protein: MNLKFPIQFDQNGKTAVAGSDGHIYSLIEQVLFTTPGERVNRPDFGSGLMQLVFEPNSDELVAATEFLVQGSLQQWLGDLIEVNNVLVENTDAAVQVTVVYTVRATGQNNTATFTR; encoded by the coding sequence ATGAATCTTAAATTTCCCATACAGTTTGACCAGAACGGAAAAACAGCGGTTGCTGGTTCCGATGGTCATATCTATTCTTTGATAGAGCAGGTCCTGTTTACCACGCCCGGTGAACGGGTGAACCGGCCGGACTTTGGCAGCGGGCTGATGCAGCTCGTTTTTGAGCCAAACAGTGATGAACTGGTTGCTGCTACCGAGTTCCTGGTACAGGGCTCTTTGCAGCAATGGTTGGGCGACCTGATTGAAGTAAACAATGTGCTGGTAGAGAATACAGATGCGGCCGTACAGGTTACTGTGGTGTATACCGTTCGTGCTACCGGGCAAAACAATACAGCCACTTTTACACGATAA
- a CDS encoding phage baseplate assembly protein V has translation MAEKYYGKYRGMVLNNIDPMNTARLLVQVPDVLGLSTSSWALPCVPFAGVQSGVFVLPIIGAGVWVEFEGGNPDFPIWTGGFWGSAAEVPSSALLAAPGLPNIVLQSTNMNAVVISDLIAGPKGGIMLQSTTGAFITVNDTGIYIDNGKGASINMIGPTTDINKGALTIT, from the coding sequence ATGGCTGAAAAATATTATGGTAAATACCGGGGCATGGTGCTGAATAATATCGATCCCATGAACACCGCAAGGTTGTTGGTCCAGGTACCGGATGTGCTGGGGTTAAGCACTTCCAGCTGGGCACTGCCCTGTGTTCCTTTTGCGGGCGTACAAAGCGGTGTGTTTGTATTACCCATTATTGGCGCCGGTGTATGGGTGGAATTTGAAGGCGGAAATCCTGATTTTCCCATCTGGACCGGTGGCTTCTGGGGATCCGCAGCTGAAGTGCCCTCCTCCGCTTTATTAGCGGCGCCCGGTTTACCCAATATTGTATTACAATCTACCAATATGAACGCAGTAGTGATCAGTGATCTGATCGCCGGGCCCAAAGGCGGCATCATGCTGCAATCCACTACCGGCGCATTTATTACGGTAAATGACACTGGCATCTATATCGACAACGGCAAAGGCGCCAGCATCAATATGATTGGCCCAACTACAGATATTAATAAGGGCGCATTAACCATTACCTGA